In the genome of Sphingomonas sp. LR60, the window CAGCGGCTTCATTATGCTGACAATCGGCGTGAAGGAGCAGGTCGGCACCTTCATATCCAGGCGCCTCGTTCGCATTTATCCTCTGTACTGGATCGCGTGTTTCTTAACACTATTTGTTCTTATCGCCTCCAAAAAGGAAAATTTATTTGTTGGGCATGTTATCAAATCTTTCCTGCTAATACCGTATTACAACCCGATCCATGGCGGTGAAATTTGGCCGATTTTAGTTCCCGGCTGGACGCTCAGCTATGAGCTGTTTTTTTATGGGATCTTTGCAATCGGACTGGTTGCTAAGAAGCCGCTGATAGTGCCCTTATTTCTGCTTCTGGCAACCGTCGCGGCAGGCGCGATCTTCCCGTTCCGGGGGCTGTCCCCGTGTTGCTTACCCATCCGATCCTATTGGAATTTGGAGCAGGTCTTCTTCTAGCTGAGGCATGTCGCAACGGCGCGCTCTCGCGCTTAGGCTTTTTGCTGCCTCTCGGCGTCCTCGCCTTATGCATTGGTTCGTACATCGGCGGTCCGCGCGTGGTAGTATATGGCATCCCCGCATGCGCAATTGTCGCAGGCGCTCTTGCGCTGGAGGGTGGCACAAGGCGGTCAACGCTGAAGTTGCTAGGTGACGCGAGCTACTCAATCTACCTTATGCACCCGCTTGTGCTCTTCGTGCTTCGGCGAGTGATCGCGCATGTTCCTCTGGGCGGCTGGCTTGGCTTCACGCTCTTCATCACCTTGGCTTTGAGCGGGTCGATCATCGCCGGGCTGATCGTGCATCGCTTTGTGGAAAAGCCGCTTGCGCGCCTGCTTACTCGTAAGCGGCCTCTGATTGGGCGGTCGTCGCGTGGCACGACAGAGCAATCTTCCTTGCAGCTTAGCGAGTAGCACCTGGCGGGATACTAAGGATCATCATCCGTGTGCGCGGCGGCTGACCGAGACGAGAGCTGTCGCCGCAAACCCACGGAAGATTGACTGTCAGTAATTTCCCCACTCCGCCCATCGTACATCGTCGAGGGCGATAACACGGCGGCTATCCCGAAAATTCTTGCTTGAGCAGCGCTTAGCCGTGAGCGCTGGTGCCGTGGCGAATCGCGCAAGGCTTGGTTTTGCGTGATGTGTGCAACTTGCGGGCAACCTTAAGAAATATACGCTTCATCCGGGCAAGCCTGCGGGCTACGGACCTCCTCGGGGGACGCGCTCATCGCACGTCAGAATTTTTCGCGCGCGAAGAACGTGCAGGTTTGGGGAGGCAGCATGTCGGAGCAAGGGGACGCGGATCAGGACGCATCGCGAGAGCCGACGCGTACGTCATTTCGCGCGCGAACCTCTTCCGGTGCGTCTCAGCCGATTGACAGGCGTGATGCGCGCAAAACTGATGCGGTAAAGTTGGCCGCGAGGGCAATCCTAATACTACTCGTGGTCCTTGGTCATAACCGCATTTTTCACGACCATCTCTACTATACTGGCTACATCTTCGTATATAGCTTTCACGTTGGATCGTTTTTCCTACTGGCCACTTTCGGGAAGCCTCGCCCGCTCAACCGGAAGACCTTTTCCGGGATGTGGCGATCGTTCCTTTGGCCTTATGTAATATTTACGGCTATCTACGGCAGCCTGTTCTTCGTTTCAGAGTTTGCGAAGGGCAAGGTCGATCCTTTGACGTGGGCAGCTAGGTTTATGCTAGCGCTCCCTCTGGGCACCTCTCCTATGCTGGACGCAGCGACTGGATTGAAGATGCTTTGGTTTCTTCCCGCGTTCTTCGTTTTCTGCATATTTTACAATTGGTACGGCACTGCCGATCGGAAGCTGAAGATCGCGATCGTCGCAGGCGCGTGCGTGGCACATTTGGGATTGCCGACCGTGCCTCGGCCCGTTCTCGCGATGGCCCCCTTGGCTCGGCGATAGCAGCTTACCTTCTACTTCCAGCTTTGATTTTCATGCAACTTCGATGCCTTGAGTGGCGGGGGAAGGTGATTGCCATCAACGCGGCGGTTTTCGCTCTCAGCTCGCTCGCGCTGATCCATTTTCGGCTCGAGAGCGTGCTGGCTGATTACCGCATCTTCGGCATAGACACTCCCTTAGACATGTTCATCTCCGATGCAGCATTGATTTCCGGAGCTTGCTTCATCGTGTCTTTAGCGCGCGCCCTAAGCGATAGCTGGGCGGCCCGTTGGATTGGAGCTAGGTCGCTTCAAATTTACCTTATTCACGCTCCTATAAACCTTGCCACGGTCACGCTCTGCAAGCGCATCGCTTTTTGGCCCCTTGGGATCGTGATAGCGTCTGCCTGTGCAGCAGTTCTGACTGAGGGTCCCCCAGTTTCTCATCCATGTCGAAGGAGAGTTTCCGTCATTCATTCGGCCGCGATCTTGGCCGCGGCAGCAGCATATTCGACCGGCGTCAGCCAGCCAAGCGATGTGTGAGGGCGGCTCTCATTATAGTCCCGCCGCCAGGCCTCGATCTTGGCTCTGGCGTCCTCCAGCGACAGGAACCAGTGCGTGTTCAGGCACTCGTCCCGAAGGCGGCCGTTAAACGACTCTACGAAGGCGTTGTCGGTCGGCTTGCCCGGCCGGCTGAAGTCCAGGGTCACGCCATTCTCGTATGCCCAGCGGTCGAGCGCCTTCGAGATGAACTCCGGCCCGTTGTCCACCCGAATGGTCCTGGGCGCGCCGCGGGTTGACGAGATCCGCGCCATCACCTCGACCACCTGCTCACCCTTGATGCCCTGGTCGACGTCAATCGCCAGCGCCTCGCGCGTGAACGCATCGACGACCGTCAGCGCTCGCAACCGCCGGCCGTCGAACAGCGCGTCGGAGACGAAGTCCATCGACCACATCTCGTTGGCCGCCGCAGCCGCAGGCTGTCGGTCGCGGTTGGCAGCGCTGACGTTGCGGCGAGGCTTCTTGAGCCGAAGGCTCAGTCCATCATCCCGGTAAAGCCGATAGACCCTCTTGTGGTTCACGAACCATCCCTCCCTGCGCAGCAGGATGTAGATGCGGAAGTAGCCGTATCGCGTCCGCGTCGCCGCCAGATCGCGGATGCGCAGCATCAGCGGCGCCTGGTCCGGCCGATGCGACACGTAGCGCACCGACGACCGGTCGACGCCCAGCGCCAGGCAACTGCGTCGCTCGCTGACACCATGAGACGCCTGGACGTGCGCGACGAGCTCGCGCCGTCGTCCAGGCGTCAGGGCTTTTTGACAGCACGTCCTGCAGGATATGCTTGTCCAGGCTCAGGTCCGCGACCAGCTGCTTGAGCTTGCGGTTCTCCTCCTCGAGCAGCTTCAGGCGCCGCAGCTCGCCTACGCCGAGGCCGCCGTACACCTTCTTCCAGCGGTAGAATGTCTGCTCGGAGATCCCCATCCGGCGGATTACCTCCGCCACTGACGTACCCGTCTCCGCCTGCTTCAGCGCGAACGCGATCTGCTCGTCCGTATGCCTCGTCTTCTTCATGTCCAGCTCCTCGCCCGCAGGCTTCAAAGGACCGGAAAACTCTCACTCAACATGGATGAAAAAACAGGGAGGACGTCATGACCTGCGCCGTGATCGCTGTCATGGAGCGCACCCGCATCGCCAGAATCATATTTGGCTAGTGGTTGAAGACGGTCAGCCAGAAAATTGCTGCTTGATGCCTTGCATCCTTCCAAGCCTCCATCGGCG includes:
- a CDS encoding acyltransferase family protein, with amino-acid sequence MLLTHPILLEFGAGLLLAEACRNGALSRLGFLLPLGVLALCIGSYIGGPRVVVYGIPACAIVAGALALEGGTRRSTLKLLGDASYSIYLMHPLVLFVLRRVIAHVPLGGWLGFTLFITLALSGSIIAGLIVHRFVEKPLARLLTRKRPLIGRSSRGTTEQSSLQLSE
- a CDS encoding acyltransferase family protein; translated protein: MRVEERSGVRARPQFDNIQYLRAVAALMVVFHHARNPLAGGFNPLLGYTIGEAGVDIFFVISGFIMLTIGVKEQVGTFISRRLVRIYPLYWIACFLTLFVLIASKKENLFVGHVIKSFLLIPYYNPIHGGEIWPILVPGWTLSYELFFYGIFAIGLVAKKPLIVPLFLLLATVAAGAIFPFRGLSPCCLPIRSYWNLEQVFF
- a CDS encoding IS3 family transposase (programmed frameshift), which codes for MKKTRHTDEQIAFALKQAETGTSVAEVIRRMGISEQTFYRWKKVYGGLGVGELRRLKLLEEENRKLKQLVADLSLDKHILQDVLSQKALTPGRRRELVAHVQASHGVSERRSCLALGVDRSSVRYVSHRPDQAPLMLRIRDLAATRTRYGYFRIYILLRREGWFVNHKRVYRLYRDDGLSLRLKKPRRNVSAANRDRQPAAAAANEMWSMDFVSDALFDGRRLRALTVVDAFTREALAIDVDQGIKGEQVVEVMARISSTRGAPRTIRVDNGPEFISKALDRWAYENGVTLDFSRPGKPTDNAFVESFNGRLRDECLNTHWFLSLEDARAKIEAWRRDYNESRPHTSLGWLTPVEYAAAAAKIAAE